A single genomic interval of Roseomonas aeriglobus harbors:
- the gudD gene encoding glucarate dehydratase (catalyzes the formation of 5-keto-4-deoxy-D-glucarate from glucarate) has product MSRAPKIASMRVVPVAGQDSMLLNLSGAHGPYFTRNVVVLTDESGNTGLGEVPGGEAIRQTLEDCRTIVVGATVGTHARIVTEIGRRFGDRDAGGRGLQTFDLRTTIHVQTAVESAMLDLLGQHLGCAVADLLGEGRQRDRVEMLGYLFYIGDRHRTDLPYRDESGSADAWARLRNEEAVTPAAVVALARAAQQRYGFRDFKLKGGVFAADEEAAAVRALKDAFPEARITLDPNGAWSLEEAVRVASGLTDVLAYAEDPCGAEGGRNGRDVMAEFRRRTGLPTATNMVATDWPQMVEALRLQAVDIPLADPHFWTMAGSVRVAQTCRDWGLTWGSHSNNHFDISLAMFTHCAAAAPGQVTAIDTHWIWQDGDNLTIEAPRIVDGHVDLPQRPGLGVELDEDALARAHRLYVDHGLGARDDAQAMQYLIPGWTFDNKRPCMVR; this is encoded by the coding sequence ATGAGCCGAGCACCCAAGATCGCGTCGATGCGGGTCGTCCCGGTCGCCGGTCAGGACTCCATGCTGCTCAACCTGAGCGGGGCGCACGGTCCCTATTTCACGCGCAACGTCGTGGTGCTGACCGACGAAAGCGGGAACACCGGACTGGGCGAGGTGCCCGGCGGCGAAGCGATCAGGCAGACGCTGGAGGATTGCCGGACCATCGTCGTCGGCGCGACCGTCGGTACGCATGCCCGGATCGTGACCGAGATCGGCCGGCGCTTCGGCGACCGGGATGCGGGCGGCCGCGGGCTGCAGACCTTCGATCTGCGGACCACGATCCACGTGCAGACAGCGGTCGAAAGCGCGATGCTCGACCTGCTCGGCCAGCACCTCGGCTGCGCGGTCGCGGACCTTCTGGGCGAGGGGCGGCAGCGCGACCGGGTCGAGATGCTGGGGTACCTGTTCTACATCGGGGACCGGCACCGGACCGATCTGCCGTATCGGGACGAGAGCGGTTCGGCCGATGCATGGGCGCGGCTTCGTAACGAGGAGGCCGTGACGCCTGCGGCCGTGGTGGCGCTCGCTCGCGCCGCGCAGCAGCGATATGGCTTTCGCGACTTCAAGCTGAAGGGGGGCGTCTTCGCGGCCGACGAAGAAGCGGCTGCGGTACGCGCATTGAAGGATGCCTTTCCCGAGGCGCGCATCACGCTCGATCCCAATGGCGCCTGGAGCCTGGAAGAGGCGGTGCGGGTCGCGTCGGGGCTGACCGATGTGCTGGCCTATGCCGAGGATCCTTGCGGGGCCGAAGGCGGGCGCAACGGGCGCGACGTCATGGCCGAATTTCGTCGCAGGACGGGGCTGCCAACCGCGACGAACATGGTGGCGACCGATTGGCCACAGATGGTCGAGGCGCTACGCCTGCAAGCCGTCGACATCCCGCTGGCCGACCCGCATTTCTGGACGATGGCGGGTTCGGTGCGGGTGGCGCAGACCTGCCGCGACTGGGGGCTGACCTGGGGCTCGCATTCGAACAACCATTTCGACATCAGCCTGGCGATGTTCACGCATTGCGCGGCCGCTGCGCCCGGGCAGGTAACGGCGATCGATACGCACTGGATCTGGCAGGACGGCGATAACCTGACCATCGAGGCGCCGCGGATCGTCGATGGTCATGTCGACCTTCCGCAACGCCCGGGCCTGGGCGTGGAACTGGACGAGGACGCGCTCGCGCGGGCGCATCGGCTGTACGTCGATCACGGTCTGGGCGCACGGGATGACGCGCAGGCCATGCAATATCTGATCCCCGGGTGGACGTTCGACAACAAGCGCCCGTGCATGGTGCGTTAG
- the kdgD gene encoding 5-dehydro-4-deoxyglucarate dehydratase — MSSQEMAAKIGSGLLSFPVTHFDADMQFEVEPYRRHCSWMLEHDVAGLFAAGGTGEFFSLQPAEVVAVVEAAVAETAGRVPVIAGCGYGTAIAVDLARQAERVGADGLLLLPPYLMVPGQEGLAEHIEAVCRATSLGVIVYNRDNAVVTEDTLARLCDRNPNLIGYKDGVGDVELMMRIYCKLGDRLTYVGGLPTAETFAPAYLEMGVTTYSSAIFNFMPDWAVNFYRAVRARDKATIVRELNNFVLPYIALRNRGRGYAVSIVKAGCDLVGRPAGAVRPPLTGLLESELAELDMLIQRAQAVVAAAA, encoded by the coding sequence ATGTCTTCCCAAGAAATGGCTGCGAAAATCGGGTCGGGCCTGCTGTCTTTCCCGGTCACGCATTTCGATGCCGACATGCAGTTCGAAGTCGAACCCTATCGCCGGCACTGTAGCTGGATGCTGGAGCATGACGTGGCGGGCCTGTTCGCCGCGGGGGGGACCGGCGAGTTCTTTTCGCTTCAGCCGGCGGAGGTCGTCGCGGTGGTCGAGGCCGCCGTCGCCGAAACCGCAGGGCGCGTACCGGTGATCGCGGGCTGCGGATATGGCACGGCGATCGCCGTCGACCTCGCCCGCCAGGCGGAACGGGTCGGTGCCGACGGCCTGCTGCTGCTGCCGCCCTATCTGATGGTGCCGGGGCAGGAGGGCCTGGCCGAGCATATCGAGGCGGTCTGCCGCGCGACCTCGCTGGGGGTGATCGTCTACAACCGCGACAACGCCGTGGTGACCGAAGATACGCTCGCTCGCCTGTGCGATCGCAACCCGAACCTGATCGGTTACAAGGACGGGGTGGGCGACGTCGAACTGATGATGCGGATCTATTGCAAGCTGGGTGACCGGCTGACCTACGTCGGCGGGCTGCCGACCGCGGAGACCTTCGCCCCGGCCTATCTGGAGATGGGGGTGACGACCTATTCGTCGGCGATCTTCAATTTCATGCCGGACTGGGCGGTGAATTTCTACCGGGCGGTTCGCGCCCGCGACAAGGCGACGATCGTGCGCGAGCTCAACAATTTCGTCCTGCCCTATATCGCGTTGCGCAACCGCGGTCGTGGCTATGCCGTGTCGATCGTCAAGGCGGGCTGCGACCTGGTCGGTCGGCCTGCCGGCGCGGTGCGCCCCCCGCTCACCGGCCTGCTCGAATCCGAGCTGGCGGAACTGGATATGCTAATCCAGCGGGCGCAGGCCGTGGTGGCTGCCGCGGCATGA
- a CDS encoding TonB-dependent receptor, whose amino-acid sequence MPRNFARPLLLTGVSLPLALWSSVAAAQTVPTPPIEESEAAAQTATQEVIVTGSRVQRDGYDAPTPLTVVDASLISKSAPTNVANYLNQLPQLTGTATSRAGNGATSTGTAGLNLLDLRGLGSNRTLVLIDGQRVAPSTQTGAVDVNNIPTALLSRVDIVTGGASAAYGSDAVAGVVNFVIDRKFEGVKLNVMGGVTSRGDNKNYQFTGSFGKAFADGRGHVIVSGEHQHEDGIFQIDPAKRKWYRETYLVTNPAFVAGNGQPRQIVADNVHYNNVAQGTVINSVVQNGVRRNFITSGALTNTTNPFFGTSFGAGGAVTPFVYGTIAGNFMIGGNPWNEGNFGTLTPRIDRTNGWGMLSYEFSPAVTATIEASYGKTHTVGPAAYQRNVNNIDVSANNAFLPASVRATAAANNITSFRVGYGSVDLGRMVNDIERENYRLVGTLAGELGQGWKWQAYYQYGRTNLDIKLLNTTDNIKFSNAIDAVTNASGQIVCRSTLTNPNDGCVPLNIFGTGVASPAAIAYVKGTASQTQAITQKVGSLSITGEPFDLWAGPVSFAAGVERRSESVTAVGDPVSATFVSGPALYPTTLGGFFTGNFKSNAGKYTVTEGFAEVVVPLLKDSGIGTADFNGAARITDYSTSGRVTTWKAGVTYEPIRDIKFRVVRSRDIRAPNLQELYAAGASQAVDVTDPLATVNPTRITQITDGNRALRPEKANTLGLGVVVSPRFLPGFSASFDYYNIKLSDAITTLAVNDIVARCIGGESELCALITRNAAGTITEIRRVPVNVASQRVRGFDIDASYRVPFDGLFRDAAGNIVLRFLANRALNYSFTNNNVTNEAVGENGGPNAAPSIPKWRTFTSLGYDSDQASLTLTMRTISAGVYDVTWVSGVDIDRNYIAGAKYFDLGGNYTLFGQGRNKTELYFAVENLFDKDPPVAAGNASSTPPFNPVLYDGIGRSYRVGVRARF is encoded by the coding sequence ATGCCAAGGAATTTCGCGCGTCCGCTGTTACTGACCGGTGTCAGCCTGCCGTTGGCCCTGTGGTCATCCGTTGCCGCTGCGCAGACCGTTCCGACGCCGCCGATCGAGGAAAGCGAAGCGGCCGCACAGACCGCGACCCAAGAGGTCATCGTGACCGGCAGCCGTGTCCAGCGTGACGGATATGACGCCCCGACGCCGCTGACGGTGGTCGATGCCTCGCTGATTTCCAAATCCGCGCCGACCAATGTCGCCAATTATCTGAACCAGCTGCCGCAGCTGACCGGTACCGCCACCTCCCGCGCCGGGAATGGCGCCACCTCGACCGGTACCGCCGGCCTCAACCTGCTCGACCTGCGCGGCCTGGGTTCGAACCGGACGCTGGTCCTGATCGATGGTCAGCGCGTCGCCCCTTCGACCCAGACCGGCGCGGTCGACGTCAACAACATTCCGACCGCATTGCTCAGCCGCGTCGACATCGTCACCGGCGGCGCATCGGCGGCCTATGGGTCGGATGCCGTCGCCGGCGTCGTCAACTTCGTGATCGACCGGAAGTTCGAAGGCGTGAAGCTGAACGTCATGGGCGGCGTGACCAGCCGGGGCGACAACAAGAACTACCAATTCACCGGGTCGTTCGGGAAAGCGTTCGCCGATGGCCGGGGACATGTGATCGTCTCCGGCGAGCACCAGCACGAGGACGGGATCTTCCAGATCGATCCTGCCAAGCGCAAATGGTACAGGGAGACATATCTGGTCACCAACCCGGCGTTCGTGGCGGGGAACGGCCAGCCGCGCCAGATCGTGGCGGACAACGTCCATTACAACAACGTCGCCCAAGGCACCGTCATCAACAGTGTCGTACAGAACGGCGTGCGCCGGAACTTCATCACCAGCGGGGCGCTGACCAACACGACCAACCCCTTCTTCGGTACCAGCTTCGGCGCGGGTGGGGCGGTGACGCCGTTCGTCTATGGCACGATTGCCGGCAACTTCATGATCGGCGGCAATCCGTGGAACGAGGGGAATTTCGGCACGCTGACCCCGCGGATCGACCGGACCAACGGCTGGGGGATGCTCAGCTACGAATTCAGCCCGGCCGTGACCGCCACCATCGAGGCATCCTACGGCAAGACGCACACGGTCGGTCCGGCGGCCTATCAGCGCAACGTCAACAACATCGACGTCAGCGCCAACAACGCCTTCCTGCCCGCAAGCGTCCGTGCGACGGCAGCGGCCAACAACATCACCTCGTTCCGCGTCGGCTATGGGTCCGTCGATCTCGGGCGGATGGTCAACGACATCGAGCGGGAGAACTACCGCCTCGTCGGCACATTGGCGGGCGAGCTGGGCCAGGGGTGGAAGTGGCAGGCCTATTATCAGTACGGCCGCACCAATCTGGACATCAAGCTGCTCAATACCACCGACAACATCAAGTTCAGCAACGCGATCGACGCCGTCACCAACGCCTCGGGCCAGATCGTCTGCCGCTCGACGCTCACCAATCCGAACGACGGCTGCGTGCCGCTCAACATCTTCGGCACGGGTGTCGCCAGCCCGGCCGCGATCGCCTATGTCAAGGGTACTGCCTCTCAGACCCAGGCCATCACGCAGAAGGTCGGCTCGCTGTCGATCACCGGCGAGCCGTTCGATCTGTGGGCCGGGCCCGTGTCCTTTGCGGCCGGCGTCGAGCGTCGCAGCGAATCCGTGACCGCCGTCGGCGATCCCGTGTCGGCTACCTTCGTGTCGGGGCCTGCGCTCTATCCGACGACGCTCGGCGGCTTCTTCACCGGCAATTTCAAAAGCAATGCCGGCAAATATACCGTCACCGAAGGTTTTGCCGAGGTCGTCGTCCCGCTTCTCAAGGACAGCGGGATCGGTACCGCCGACTTCAACGGCGCCGCACGCATCACCGATTATTCGACCTCGGGGCGCGTGACCACGTGGAAGGCGGGCGTGACCTACGAGCCGATCCGCGACATCAAGTTCCGCGTCGTCCGCTCGCGGGACATTCGCGCGCCCAACCTGCAGGAACTCTATGCCGCCGGCGCGTCGCAGGCGGTCGACGTCACCGACCCGCTGGCGACGGTCAATCCCACCCGCATCACCCAGATCACCGACGGCAACCGCGCGCTGCGTCCGGAAAAGGCCAACACGCTTGGCCTGGGCGTGGTGGTGTCGCCGCGGTTCCTGCCCGGCTTCAGCGCATCGTTCGACTATTACAACATCAAGCTCAGCGACGCGATCACCACGCTGGCGGTCAACGACATCGTCGCGCGCTGCATCGGCGGCGAATCCGAGCTGTGCGCCCTGATCACTCGCAATGCGGCCGGGACGATCACCGAAATCCGCCGCGTGCCGGTCAACGTCGCATCCCAGCGCGTTCGCGGCTTCGACATCGATGCGTCGTACCGCGTGCCCTTCGACGGCCTCTTCCGCGACGCGGCCGGCAATATCGTGCTGCGCTTCCTCGCCAACCGGGCGCTCAACTACAGCTTCACGAACAACAATGTGACCAACGAGGCCGTGGGCGAGAACGGCGGGCCGAATGCCGCGCCGTCGATCCCCAAGTGGCGCACGTTCACGTCGCTGGGGTACGATAGCGACCAGGCTTCGCTGACCCTCACCATGCGGACGATCTCCGCGGGGGTCTATGACGTGACCTGGGTCAGCGGGGTCGACATCGACCGCAACTATATCGCCGGTGCGAAATATTTCGACCTCGGCGGCAATTACACGCTGTTCGGCCAGGGGCGCAACAAGACCGAACTGTATTTCGCGGTCGAGAACCTGTTCGACAAGGATCCGCCCGTCGCGGCCGGCAATGCGTCGAGCACGCCGCCGTTCAACCCGGTCCTTTATGACGGCATCGGTCGTTCCTACCGGGTCGGCGTGCGGGCCAGGTTCTGA
- a CDS encoding mannonate dehydratase, protein MIERRQFLTGLGTGLALSATTGASDMAAARPQARTTPVGQRPSGRLKFKLGCQSGPATDEHFEYLARYGVTHIAARAPVSAGRLYSTVDELTGVRAMAEARGLKLDILDPVLLPSSHIDRERNPGIMLAQSPEREREVEAFQTLIRNCARAGIPCIKYNMSILGVLRTGHVTGRGGSVQFGEWDARKAAPPTPLTRAGTVSEDAFWERITWFLDRVVPVAEEYKIRIACHPHDPGTPPEGYQGVHRVLGTIDGLKRFVSIRESRFHGLNFCQGTVSENLARPAVEIFDVIRWFGSRKKIFNVHFRNIVGGRGHFREAFPDEGDVDMFRALLTYHEVGYDGMLMPDHVPEVPGHPEAGLQSFAFAYGHTRGLMQAAEHFLARS, encoded by the coding sequence ATGATCGAACGGCGGCAGTTTCTGACGGGCCTGGGCACGGGCCTTGCCCTTTCCGCGACGACCGGCGCGAGCGACATGGCCGCGGCAAGGCCGCAGGCGCGAACGACGCCCGTCGGGCAGCGGCCGAGCGGGCGACTGAAGTTCAAGCTCGGCTGCCAGAGCGGGCCGGCTACCGACGAGCATTTCGAATATCTCGCCCGCTACGGCGTGACCCATATCGCCGCCCGTGCGCCGGTGTCTGCCGGGCGGCTGTACTCGACGGTCGACGAGTTGACCGGCGTCAGGGCCATGGCCGAGGCGAGGGGGCTCAAGCTCGACATCCTCGACCCCGTGCTCCTGCCGTCGTCGCACATCGACCGCGAGCGCAATCCGGGCATCATGCTGGCACAGAGTCCCGAACGCGAGCGCGAGGTGGAGGCGTTCCAGACCCTGATCCGCAACTGCGCGCGGGCGGGGATCCCCTGCATCAAATATAATATGTCGATCCTGGGCGTGTTGCGCACGGGGCATGTCACCGGACGCGGCGGATCGGTGCAATTCGGTGAATGGGATGCGCGCAAGGCCGCGCCGCCGACGCCGCTCACCCGCGCCGGTACCGTCAGCGAAGACGCGTTCTGGGAACGCATCACATGGTTCCTCGACCGTGTCGTTCCCGTGGCCGAGGAATATAAGATCCGCATCGCCTGCCACCCGCACGATCCGGGCACGCCGCCCGAGGGCTATCAGGGGGTTCACCGCGTGCTCGGCACGATCGACGGACTGAAGCGCTTCGTGTCGATCCGCGAAAGCCGCTTCCATGGCCTGAATTTCTGCCAGGGAACGGTCAGCGAGAATCTGGCGCGTCCGGCGGTCGAGATCTTCGACGTGATCCGCTGGTTCGGGTCGCGGAAGAAGATCTTCAACGTGCATTTCCGCAATATCGTCGGCGGGCGAGGGCATTTCCGGGAAGCCTTCCCGGACGAAGGCGACGTCGACATGTTCCGGGCGCTGCTGACCTATCACGAGGTCGGCTATGACGGCATGCTGATGCCCGACCATGTGCCCGAGGTGCCCGGACATCCCGAGGCAGGGCTCCAGAGCTTCGCCTTCGCCTATGGGCACACCCGGGGCCTGATGCAGGCGGCGGAGCATTTTCTCGCGCGGTCGTAA
- a CDS encoding LysR family transcriptional regulator, which yields MFELIQLRCFVAVAEELHFGRAAARLNMTQPPLSRHIQVLERIVGLELVARSSRSVRLTAAGVVFLAEARRIVELSDSAVATARAAAEGQRGMVALGFTAASGYSFLPSFFGRMRIDMPDVKLLLKEMVTGEQLESLQTGRLDIGLLRPPVRGTELASMRVLTERFVVCRHDSIPAHACPRTLADFDGLPIIMYAPDKARYFHDLVTGLFANAHASPQLVQHVAQIHTILTLVGAGHGYALVPEASTHLHPDNVVFSELENTDPIVELHAAWRQDNVNPALRLLLTNLRRWTGEHGGGGGTGGGG from the coding sequence ATGTTTGAACTGATCCAGCTGCGCTGCTTCGTCGCCGTGGCCGAGGAACTGCACTTCGGGCGCGCCGCGGCCCGTCTCAACATGACGCAGCCTCCGCTCAGCCGGCATATCCAGGTCCTGGAACGGATCGTCGGGCTGGAACTGGTGGCGCGATCGAGCCGGTCGGTCCGCCTGACCGCCGCCGGCGTGGTCTTCCTCGCCGAGGCTCGCCGGATCGTCGAACTGTCCGACAGCGCGGTAGCGACCGCGCGCGCCGCAGCGGAGGGCCAGCGCGGCATGGTCGCACTCGGCTTCACCGCGGCATCGGGGTACAGTTTCCTGCCGAGTTTCTTCGGACGCATGCGGATCGACATGCCCGACGTGAAGCTGCTGCTGAAGGAAATGGTCACCGGGGAGCAGCTCGAATCGTTGCAGACCGGCCGGCTCGACATCGGTCTGTTGCGTCCACCGGTGCGCGGGACGGAACTGGCGTCGATGCGAGTCCTGACGGAACGGTTTGTCGTGTGCCGGCACGATTCGATCCCGGCGCATGCATGCCCACGCACGCTTGCCGACTTCGACGGCCTGCCGATCATCATGTATGCGCCCGACAAGGCGCGCTATTTTCACGATCTGGTGACCGGGCTGTTCGCCAATGCCCATGCCTCTCCGCAACTCGTCCAGCATGTCGCGCAGATCCATACCATCCTGACGCTGGTCGGCGCCGGGCATGGCTATGCGCTGGTGCCGGAGGCGTCCACGCATCTTCATCCGGACAATGTGGTGTTTTCGGAACTCGAGAATACCGATCCGATCGTCGAACTGCACGCCGCGTGGCGCCAGGACAATGTCAATCCGGCCCTGCGCCTGTTGCTGACGAACCTTCGGCGATGGACCGGCGAACACGGTGGCGGGGGAGGCACGGGGGGCGGCGGATAG
- a CDS encoding MBL fold metallo-hydrolase: protein MRRVLSAIAASAVLVAPVGGPAQTPPPAGYSAQATFPNANGKAVAKHLSAARKWADPDLLPEFYWRCMTSPLDRKTVFAIQHDGLVQEAKVFDQLYSIGQNAVSAWALDTSDGIILIDALNNEAEARDIMVPNMIRLGLDPKRIKYVIVTHGHGDHWGGAKYFQDNFGARVALSDADWKMLESPDRGGGPFRDLVPPRRDIVVRDGDSITLGRTSVKLYVTPGHTPGTLSAIFPVTDRGRPHVVGLMGGTGGGSTSAAIHDQIASLQRWSGLTRQAGVDAVISNHPAHIAAIEKIQLLTHADPGDVNPFIYGKDRAQRFAKVMEACSRVQLARMGETGD, encoded by the coding sequence ATGCGGCGAGTCCTGTCAGCCATTGCGGCTTCGGCCGTGCTTGTTGCCCCGGTCGGGGGACCCGCGCAGACGCCCCCCCCGGCGGGCTATTCAGCGCAAGCGACCTTCCCGAACGCCAACGGGAAGGCTGTCGCAAAACACCTGTCCGCCGCGCGGAAATGGGCCGATCCCGACCTTCTGCCGGAATTCTACTGGCGGTGCATGACGAGCCCGCTGGACCGGAAGACGGTGTTTGCGATCCAGCACGACGGCCTGGTTCAGGAAGCCAAGGTTTTCGACCAGCTCTATTCGATCGGCCAGAACGCCGTATCGGCCTGGGCGCTCGATACGTCCGATGGGATCATCCTGATCGATGCGCTGAACAACGAAGCCGAAGCGCGCGACATCATGGTGCCGAACATGATCCGTCTCGGGCTCGACCCCAAGCGTATCAAATATGTGATCGTCACGCACGGCCACGGCGACCACTGGGGCGGCGCCAAATATTTCCAGGATAATTTCGGTGCCCGGGTCGCCTTGTCGGACGCGGACTGGAAAATGCTCGAAAGCCCGGATCGCGGCGGCGGGCCGTTCCGCGACCTCGTACCGCCGCGCCGCGACATCGTCGTGCGCGACGGGGATAGCATCACGCTCGGCCGGACCAGCGTGAAACTCTACGTCACGCCCGGCCATACGCCGGGAACGCTGTCGGCGATCTTCCCCGTCACCGATCGGGGGCGGCCGCACGTGGTCGGGCTGATGGGCGGGACCGGCGGCGGTTCGACCAGCGCCGCGATCCACGACCAGATCGCATCGCTCCAGCGCTGGAGCGGCCTGACCCGGCAGGCCGGCGTCGATGCGGTGATCAGCAACCATCCCGCGCACATCGCCGCGATCGAGAAGATCCAGCTGCTGACCCATGCCGACCCGGGTGACGTCAATCCGTTCATCTATGGCAAGGACCGGGCGCAGCGGTTCGCCAAGGTGATGGAGGCCTGCTCGCGCGTACAGCTGGCGCGGATGGGAGAGACCGGTGACTGA
- a CDS encoding TolC family protein, translated as MIRFVAIAASLFAAAPAVAQTLMLDDVLRSSATYAPAILEAMTKERQADGRRLTAEGAFDLLFEGDAQSRLLGYYDGTVAEARATRPLANNGGALYGGYRVSRGTFPVYEDKSFTNRLGEVKVGAVFSLMRDRLIDERRGRLGLAGGDIQLARLEREMIAIGVQRRAIDAYQAWVVAGLRMQVYRDLLSLATERQASIERQIQLGARPDILGTENRQNIVRRQTLLVRAEQDLAAAANALSFYLRDPSGERVVPSPDRLPAKLPDLRLPLLGPDLAQRIERPDLEAILVRLDQVEVKRLLAENELRPRLDVRAEAAKDIGPIGLGGPNRTPAEGIVGVRFSLPLERRSARGKIAEAAAEADGLRYRRKLIEDQILVEVNGLAIQATTADRLVALAADETALADRMAAAERRRFQLGASDFLVVNLREESAADARLRQLDAEFRRSAARAELVAATVDRAQLGL; from the coding sequence ATGATCCGCTTCGTCGCCATCGCCGCGTCGCTGTTCGCCGCAGCGCCGGCGGTCGCCCAGACGCTGATGTTGGACGACGTCCTGCGCTCGTCGGCAACCTATGCCCCGGCCATTCTGGAGGCGATGACCAAGGAACGCCAGGCGGACGGCCGTCGCCTGACGGCCGAAGGCGCGTTCGACCTGCTGTTCGAGGGCGACGCCCAGTCGCGTCTGCTCGGCTATTACGATGGCACCGTCGCGGAGGCTCGCGCCACCCGCCCGCTCGCGAACAACGGCGGTGCGTTGTACGGCGGCTACCGCGTCTCGCGCGGCACCTTTCCCGTCTACGAGGACAAGTCGTTCACCAATCGACTGGGCGAAGTGAAGGTCGGCGCCGTCTTCTCGCTGATGCGGGACCGGCTGATCGACGAGCGGCGCGGTCGCCTGGGGCTGGCGGGCGGCGACATCCAACTCGCACGTCTCGAACGCGAGATGATCGCGATCGGCGTCCAGCGCCGCGCCATCGACGCGTACCAGGCCTGGGTCGTCGCCGGACTGCGCATGCAGGTCTATCGGGACCTGCTCAGCCTTGCCACCGAACGGCAGGCCTCGATCGAGCGGCAGATCCAGCTCGGCGCGCGGCCGGACATATTGGGTACGGAAAACCGCCAGAACATCGTGCGGCGCCAGACGTTGCTGGTGCGGGCCGAACAGGACCTCGCCGCCGCCGCCAACGCCTTGTCCTTCTATCTACGCGATCCATCGGGGGAGCGGGTCGTTCCGTCACCGGACCGGCTGCCGGCAAAGCTGCCCGACCTTCGCCTGCCTCTCCTCGGCCCCGACCTTGCCCAGCGCATCGAGCGCCCGGACCTGGAGGCGATCCTCGTTCGCCTCGATCAGGTCGAGGTGAAGCGTTTGCTCGCCGAAAACGAGCTTCGCCCACGTCTGGACGTCCGGGCGGAAGCCGCGAAGGATATCGGCCCCATCGGTCTGGGCGGCCCCAACCGCACGCCGGCGGAAGGCATCGTCGGTGTGCGCTTCTCGCTGCCGCTCGAACGTCGGTCCGCACGCGGCAAGATCGCGGAGGCCGCCGCCGAAGCCGACGGCCTGCGATACCGCCGGAAATTGATCGAGGACCAGATCCTCGTCGAGGTGAACGGCCTCGCCATCCAGGCGACGACGGCGGATCGCCTGGTCGCCCTCGCCGCCGACGAAACGGCACTCGCCGACCGCATGGCCGCGGCAGAGCGTCGTCGTTTTCAGCTGGGGGCTAGTGACTTTCTGGTGGTGAATCTGCGCGAAGAGAGTGCCGCCGACGCCCGCCTGCGCCAGCTCGACGCGGAATTCCGCCGCTCGGCCGCACGGGCAGAGCTGGTCGCCGCGACGGTCGACAGAGCGCAGTTGGGCCTTTGA
- a CDS encoding efflux RND transporter periplasmic adaptor subunit has translation MPFQPDHIGHFPTLTRIRPPRIARVIAWLITIGIAIVAAILFLVPWVQTSAGTGQVAALDPEDRVQDVTALVPGRVERWYVRDGDRVRRGQPIARIVDNDPNLLARLAAERAQVLAEIAAAEQAMAVSQIDVGRSGQLLAEGLAARRDYEAAQIKVADQRAKLAEARAKLSRVDVTLNRQSAQTVRAPRDGRIQSINAAASATLVAAGDQLATLAPEAPVRIVELMVDGRDIAVIRPGRPVRLAFEGWPAVQFSGWPSVAHGMFDGRVRSIDPSAQVSGLFRVIVEPMPGKLPWPSADYVRLGGKVRGWIQMETVSVGYELWRQLNDFPLEFRRPADESKGAAAAPEPVAKVKK, from the coding sequence ATGCCCTTTCAGCCTGATCATATCGGTCATTTCCCGACGCTGACACGCATCCGCCCGCCCCGGATCGCGCGGGTCATCGCGTGGCTGATCACCATCGGCATCGCCATCGTGGCCGCCATCCTCTTCCTCGTGCCCTGGGTGCAGACGTCGGCCGGGACCGGCCAGGTCGCCGCGCTCGACCCCGAAGATCGCGTGCAGGACGTGACCGCGCTGGTCCCCGGTCGGGTCGAGCGTTGGTACGTCCGCGACGGCGACCGCGTGCGCCGCGGCCAGCCGATCGCGCGGATCGTTGACAATGACCCCAATCTGCTTGCCCGCCTGGCCGCCGAACGCGCGCAGGTGCTGGCCGAGATCGCCGCGGCCGAACAGGCGATGGCGGTATCGCAGATCGATGTCGGCCGCTCGGGCCAGTTGCTGGCCGAGGGGCTGGCCGCCCGCCGCGATTACGAGGCCGCGCAGATCAAGGTGGCCGACCAGCGGGCGAAGCTGGCCGAGGCGCGGGCCAAACTCAGCCGCGTCGACGTGACGCTCAATCGCCAGTCGGCCCAGACCGTTCGCGCCCCGCGCGATGGTCGGATCCAGTCGATCAACGCCGCCGCGAGCGCGACGCTCGTCGCCGCGGGCGACCAGCTGGCGACGCTGGCACCCGAGGCACCGGTCCGGATCGTCGAGCTGATGGTCGATGGTCGCGATATCGCCGTCATCCGCCCCGGCCGCCCGGTCCGTCTGGCGTTCGAGGGCTGGCCGGCGGTCCAGTTCAGCGGCTGGCCCTCGGTCGCCCACGGTATGTTCGACGGGCGCGTCCGCTCGATCGATCCGTCGGCGCAGGTGTCGGGCCTGTTCCGGGTCATCGTCGAACCGATGCCGGGCAAATTGCCGTGGCCGAGTGCCGACTATGTTCGTCTGGGCGGCAAGGTGCGTGGCTGGATCCAGATGGAAACGGTCAGCGTCGGCTATGAACTCTGGCGCCAGCTCAACGACTTCCCGCTCGAATTCCGCCGTCCGGCCGACGAAAGCAAGGGCGCGGCGGCAGCACCCGAACCCGTCGCGAAGGTGAAGAAATGA